From Cannabis sativa cultivar Pink pepper isolate KNU-18-1 chromosome 8, ASM2916894v1, whole genome shotgun sequence, a single genomic window includes:
- the LOC115701114 gene encoding pyrroline-5-carboxylate reductase: MEVFPIQADTYKIGFIGAGKMAESIARGVVRSGVLPASRISTSHSKTDRRQVFESFGVKVLPKNDDVVEESDVVIFSVKPQVVKDVVLQLKPLLSKKKLLVSVAAGVKLKDLQEWAGQSRFIRVMPNTPAAVGEAASVMSLGGAATEEDGNLIANLFGSIGKIWKADEKLFDAVTGLSGSGPAYVFLAIEALADGGVAAGLPRDLALGLASQTVLGAASMATKSGKHPGQLKDDVASPGGTTITGVHELEKGGLRGLFMNAVVAAAKRSRELS; the protein is encoded by the exons ATGGAGGTGTTTCCCATCCAGGCAGATACATACAAGATAGGGTTTATCGGAGCAGGAAAAATGGCGGAGAGTATTGCCAGGGGAGTGGTCCGATCTGGCGTCTTGCCCGCTTCTCGTATCTCTACATCTCACTCCAAAACTGATCGACGCCAAGTCTTTGAGTCCTTTGGAGTCAAAGTTCTCCCTAAGAACGACGAC GTTGTTGAAGAGAGCGATGTGGTTATTTTCTCAGTGAAGCCTCAAGTTG TTAAAGATGTGGTCTTGCAATTGAAGCCACTTCTTTCCAAGAAGAAGCTTCTAGTTTCAGTTGCTGCAGGAGTCAAATTGAAAGACTTGCAG gaatgggCGGGTCAAAGCCGATTTATCagagtaatgccaaatactCCTGCTGCTGTTGGCGAGGCTGCGTCAG TGATGAGCCTGGGGGGAGCTGCAACTGAAGAAGATGGCAATCTGATAGCCAATTTATTTGGATCCATTGGGAAAATATGGAAAGCTGATGAAAAATTGTTTGATGCTGTTACTGGCTTAAG TGGTAGTGGCCCTGCATACGTATTTTTGGCCATTGAAGCTTTGGCAGATGGGGGAGTTGCTGCAGGGTTACCGCGAGACTTAGCTTTGGGCCTGGCTTCTCAAACA gttcttggagcAGCATCTATGGCCACAAAATCTGGAAAGCATCCTGGCCAGCTTAAAGATGACGTTGCATCACCTGGTGGGACTACTATTACTGGTGTTCACGAGTTGGAGAAGGGTGGACTCCGTGGCCTGTTCATGAAcgctgttgttgctgctgcaaaGCGCAGCCGCGAACTGTCTTAG
- the LOC133030205 gene encoding probable glucan 1,3-beta-glucosidase A isoform X1 encodes MNVTVDRDSPSSWEIFKLWRVSSSQFQFRTSQGQFLTCTGLGCSVSATAGSPSTTETFDVERNNDRVHIKTTTGAYLQATLGGQLTADFPGKPGWDSNAATFQMIIVSDNLHGDYQLANGYGHNEAKRVLKKHRNSFITIEDFNFLNRHGINTVRIPVGWWIAYDPDLPAPYIGGTLEALDNAFSWAQSYDIRCIIDLHAAPGSQNGVEHSSSRDGSTNWPTPDYISQTMHVIDFLASRYFCTLFGI; translated from the exons ATGAATGTAACCGTGGATAGAGATTCACCTTCTTCCTGGGAAATCTTTAAG CTATGGAGAGTTTCCTCATCACAATTTCAGTTCAGAACATCTCAAGGACAATTTTTGACGTGTACTGGTCTAGGATGCTCTGTTTCTGCAACTGCTGGATCTCCTTCAACTACAGAAACATTTGATGTTGAAAGGAACAATGATAGGGTTCACATAAAAACGACTACTGGAGCCTATTTGCAG GCTACATTAGGAGGTCAGCTTACAGCAGACTTTCCAGGGAAGCCGGGATGGGACAGTAATGCAGCCACATTTCAAATGATAATCGTTTCAGATAACTTGCACGGAGATTATCAGCTGGCTAATGGCTATGGACATAATGAGGCTAAACGGGTTCTTAAG AAACATAGAAACAGTTTTATCACTATAGAAGacttcaattttttaaatagaCATGGAATTAATACTGTGAGAATACCAGTCGGATGGTGGATTGCTTATGATCCTGATCTTCCTGCTCCATACATTGGTGGAACTTTGGAAGCTCTTGATAATGCATTTTCATGGGCACA ATCATACGATATAAGATGCATTATTGATCTTCATGCTGCGCCTGGCTCCCAAAATGGCGTGGAGCATAGTTCAAGTAGAGATGGTTCAACAAACTGGCCGACTCCAGATTACATCTCACAAACAATGCATGTTATAGATTTTCTAGCCTCCAGGTATTTTTGCACATTATTCGGAATTTGA
- the LOC133030205 gene encoding probable glucan 1,3-beta-glucosidase A isoform X2, whose product MNVTVDRDSPSSWEIFKFRTSQGQFLTCTGLGCSVSATAGSPSTTETFDVERNNDRVHIKTTTGAYLQATLGGQLTADFPGKPGWDSNAATFQMIIVSDNLHGDYQLANGYGHNEAKRVLKKHRNSFITIEDFNFLNRHGINTVRIPVGWWIAYDPDLPAPYIGGTLEALDNAFSWAQSYDIRCIIDLHAAPGSQNGVEHSSSRDGSTNWPTPDYISQTMHVIDFLASRYFCTLFGI is encoded by the exons ATGAATGTAACCGTGGATAGAGATTCACCTTCTTCCTGGGAAATCTTTAAG TTCAGAACATCTCAAGGACAATTTTTGACGTGTACTGGTCTAGGATGCTCTGTTTCTGCAACTGCTGGATCTCCTTCAACTACAGAAACATTTGATGTTGAAAGGAACAATGATAGGGTTCACATAAAAACGACTACTGGAGCCTATTTGCAG GCTACATTAGGAGGTCAGCTTACAGCAGACTTTCCAGGGAAGCCGGGATGGGACAGTAATGCAGCCACATTTCAAATGATAATCGTTTCAGATAACTTGCACGGAGATTATCAGCTGGCTAATGGCTATGGACATAATGAGGCTAAACGGGTTCTTAAG AAACATAGAAACAGTTTTATCACTATAGAAGacttcaattttttaaatagaCATGGAATTAATACTGTGAGAATACCAGTCGGATGGTGGATTGCTTATGATCCTGATCTTCCTGCTCCATACATTGGTGGAACTTTGGAAGCTCTTGATAATGCATTTTCATGGGCACA ATCATACGATATAAGATGCATTATTGATCTTCATGCTGCGCCTGGCTCCCAAAATGGCGTGGAGCATAGTTCAAGTAGAGATGGTTCAACAAACTGGCCGACTCCAGATTACATCTCACAAACAATGCATGTTATAGATTTTCTAGCCTCCAGGTATTTTTGCACATTATTCGGAATTTGA